TTAGCTATGCAAATTGGATGAGCCGCAGGAGGTCCTCTCACCTGAAAGGATCCTCCCCTCGATGCACTCGGCATCATGTTTACTCTCAGTCCGTTTGTTGTGaccagcaattaaaaattcaaactaCAATTGTGTCGACTGCTTTTCCTTCTAATTCCAATTGCGGATTGTGGACAAAGTGTCCCCAAAGCACAGACAAAGGACACCCCGAGGATGCGGCTCAGCTGGTCTCGATTGTTATGAGCCTGTGGTTTGATAATGGAATGAATTTGCTCGAATATACAAGCCAGGGggagcagaaactgctttcgAATTTAATTGAAACCCGTTCGGACAACACGGAATTAATTCGTTCTCAGCTTGAGTAAACGAAAGGACAAGGGACTACCCACGGTAAGCAGCTCAAAAGAAGTCAACAATGACAACCTggcttgaaactttaaaaggTGCAAAAAGGAGCCAACATGGAAAAAACTGTTAAGAAGAAAGTTGCAGTCGAGAAGGGTATTTGCAGGTGACACCTGCTAAAAGTTCGCAGCAATCATAACTGCCAAACGGGGAAAAGTGTTAACTTGGCAACAGTGTCAGAAACTGCAGGCGCACCGGGAGGACCAGTTGAAACCCTTCAAAAGTTTGTTTCGGCCATTAGCAggtaaaaaaatgaaaagtttcACAGGAGCATGATAAGGTAATTGTTTACAAAACATTAGTAGTGACAGAATCATGCTTCCATCAGAATATTTTTACTCGCAGCTCAGTTCCCAGTGCTCCCTCAACAGGTAATTTCATATAATTACTTTGGTTATCCGAGTTAACATCATTGTGTTATTAGGCGGAACTCACTATGGACATTTATTCCGATGAACCATTTCATTTGAACTTCGGCGATGGTACCAGTGAGTCGAAGGACTCGCATTCGCAGAAGTTTGGCTCACTTCACGCTGAGAGCCACCCTCTACGGGTCCTGGGTCCTTGGTCTATTTCCGTTCACCTTCGACTCTGAAAAGAAACAACTGCAACGCTCCAGATGGCTGCTGGCTTATGGTGTGATTCTGAACACAATTCTGTTGATTTTGTCCGTTCTGCCGGCCACGGATGACCATAACTGGATCAAAGAAGAGGTTTTCAAGAGGAATCCTCTGGTCAAACAGGTTGAATTTTTGGTGGAGATCATCAGTTTGGCGTCAACAGTGGTCATACACCTGCGGACATTTTGGCGGAGCAAGGATTTAGTCGAAATCCTCAACGAACTACTTCGACTGGAGAGATGCCACTTCAGGCGGCTAACCCTCGAAGATTGTGTTGCATTTGATAGGAATGTGTTAAACAAAGGACTCATAATCATCCTGGAGTTAGGGTCTTCCTTGGCCATCTACTTTGGAATACCGGAAAGCAAAGTCGTAGTGAGAGAAGCTTTTTGCATTTACTTGGTCCAGCTGGAGGTCCTTCTGGTGGTGATGCACTTTCACGTGGCGGTCATTTACATTTATCGATTCGTGTGGATAATAAACCGGCAACTACTGAGTCTGGCCAACCAACTTCGTGGCTCTAAGAGAGTCGATCCCGATGAAGTCCTTCTGCTCCTCCAACTCTACAGTCGCCTTGTGGAGCTTAACGATCGCATTGCCTCGATCTACGATGTTCAAATGATCCTCTTTATGACCACAATGGTCTCGGCCAATATCACCATAGCCTACGTGATGGTTATCATGTTTATAAATGCCAGGAGGTTTTCTCTTTTGGTGCTAATAATCTTTTTTCCTCAAGCCTTGATAATCAACTGTTGGGATCTTTGGCAGGGAATCACCACCTGCGATTTGGCCGAAAGCACTGGAAGAAAAACGTCGACTATCCTGAAGTTGTTCAATGATATTAGAGGTATGGACAAGGAATTGGAGCAAAGAGTGAGTACAGATATCTTTATGTTTTTCtatactttttaataaatatatttattgatcagATTTCTGAGTTCACCTTGTTCTGCAGTCATCGAAGGCTGAGATATCGTCACTGTGGACTGTTTTCCATTAACTACAAAATTGGTTTCCAAATTGTTGTTACCAATATTTTGTATGTGCTTTTCTTGGTTCAGTTTGATTACATGaatctaaaatataaataaataagacaGGATTATCATGAAATCatagaaataaaatacaagACAATTCAACggctttaagttttttattaaattagtgGGCTGACAGTTCTGATGTTAAGAATCCCAAAGGAAATACTTCTAATtccttaattattttaaaaatttatctGGCTTTTCATCTTAATAGACCTTTAAAAGCTCATATAATAGCTTGAGTCTAGCCAGTTCTATTCACTTCACAATCGTTCTTGTGTCAAACCATTACAATGTCCAAAAGGGGTTTGGTGAAATATTCACTAAAAGGAACACTTTATATATCCTGGACGCTCGGAATGTTTCCTTTCAAAATCGACTACCGAAACAGAAAGCTAAATAGTTCAAAGTGGATCCTGATATATGGTTTGCTTCTAAACGTATTTCTGCTGTGGACATGGATTGTTTCAGAAAAGAGTCACATAGAGCAAGTACAGATATTCGCGAAGAATCCATTGGTTGAAAAGATTCAAATTCTGTTGAATATATCGATTATAGCGTGGTCTGCTCTTGGTTACTGGAGAGTTTGCTCCAAGTTATccaaatatattgttttttgtgGAACATAAACAAACAGCTTACGGGAATCCTCAAAGACTTGAAAATGGGAGGAACTGTGGACGTCTTAAGAGTAAAACTACTTCTTCGATCCTTCGGGGAGGTGTTAAACTTGAACTCGAGGCTGACCTCCATTTACGATCAGCAAGTTATTTCTTTTATGGTCACCCTGATGTGCAATAACATGTATATGGCCTACGTGCTGATTTTCTTAGTCGCCAATGCAAAAAAATCAATCATATTCGTTGTTTCAATCCTTTCGCAATACCTGATTGTGACTACCTGTAACCTTTGGCTAACCTTTGTCTCATGTGATCTAGCAGAGTGCGAAGGAACAGAAACCACAAGGATTTTAAAGCTGTTTACGGATGTATTTAATATGGACCAGGAACTGGAAAGAACTGTAAGTCCCAATCTTGTGCCTTTCAACCAATAATACTTAGTGATGTTTTTCAATTCAGATAAATGAATTCGCCATATTCTGCAAACAAcacaaattgaaatattttgcaaGTGGTTTGTTCACCGTAAACGTTAAGATGGGTTATCGAATGATTATCACTAATGTGATGTATGTGCTTTGCATTATTCAGTttgaatacaaaaatttacaattttaagaaataattatCTCACGCAGTGGTTAATAAAAATCTAGATATCGATGACAGTGTTACTTTAAACTTTAGCATTTCTTTGTCAATCATGTCATTTatcaatttaattaattaaaaggcTTTCAAGGTGCCTcaggaaaaataaattagtaaCTATCGATTTAGACTGCGCAACCTTTCCACAAACCAAGTGAGTTTCAGTTTTCTCCGAGGACTTGCCTCGAATT
This region of Drosophila bipectinata strain 14024-0381.07 chromosome 2L, DbipHiC1v2, whole genome shotgun sequence genomic DNA includes:
- the LOC108130890 gene encoding putative gustatory receptor 22a, which translates into the protein MVPVSRRTRIRRSLAHFTLRATLYGSWVLGLFPFTFDSEKKQLQRSRWLLAYGVILNTILLILSVLPATDDHNWIKEEVFKRNPLVKQVEFLVEIISLASTVVIHLRTFWRSKDLVEILNELLRLERCHFRRLTLEDCVAFDRNVLNKGLIIILELGSSLAIYFGIPESKVVVREAFCIYLVQLEVLLVVMHFHVAVIYIYRFVWIINRQLLSLANQLRGSKRVDPDEVLLLLQLYSRLVELNDRIASIYDVQMILFMTTMVSANITIAYVMVIMFINARRFSLLVLIIFFPQALIINCWDLWQGITTCDLAESTGRKTSTILKLFNDIRGMDKELEQRISEFTLFCSHRRLRYRHCGLFSINYKIGFQIVVTNILYVLFLVQFDYMNLKYK